From Pseudomonas putida, one genomic window encodes:
- a CDS encoding DUF1330 domain-containing protein, whose translation MKAYWIAHVDVTDPEQYQQYTQRAPAAFAAFGGRFLARGGRSEAMEGRSTPQRTVVIEFQTYEQALACYRSELYQQACSHRHGVAKAEVIIVEGFEP comes from the coding sequence ATGAAAGCGTATTGGATTGCCCACGTGGACGTGACCGACCCCGAGCAGTATCAGCAGTACACCCAACGGGCGCCCGCCGCCTTTGCCGCATTCGGCGGGCGGTTCCTGGCCCGGGGCGGGCGCAGCGAGGCGATGGAAGGGCGGTCGACGCCCCAGCGGACCGTGGTGATCGAGTTCCAGACCTACGAACAGGCGCTGGCCTGCTATCGATCCGAGCTGTACCAACAAGCGTGCAGCCATCGTCACGGCGTGGCCAAGGCTGAGGTGATCATCGTCGAAGGGTTCGAGCCCTGA
- a CDS encoding SDR family oxidoreductase, giving the protein MEKVIVITGASRGIGAATALQAAREGYRICINYHADDQAAHAILAQVRALGAQAICVRADASVEDEVIQLFHRVDEALGPVTALVNNAGTIGQQSRVEDMSEFRLLKVMKTNVVGPMLCAKHALLRMARRHGGQGGAIVNVSSRAARLGSPNEYVDYAASKGALDTFTLGLAKEVAGEGVRVNGVRPGYIHTDFHALSGDPDRVAKLEPGLPMGRGGRPAEVAEAILWLLSDKASYSTGSFLDLGGGR; this is encoded by the coding sequence ATGGAGAAAGTCATTGTCATCACCGGCGCCAGCCGTGGCATCGGCGCCGCCACCGCGCTGCAGGCTGCCCGTGAGGGTTACCGCATCTGCATCAACTACCACGCCGATGACCAGGCCGCGCACGCCATTCTTGCCCAGGTCCGCGCACTCGGCGCCCAGGCCATTTGTGTGCGTGCAGACGCCAGTGTCGAGGACGAGGTGATCCAGCTGTTCCACCGCGTCGATGAAGCGCTCGGCCCCGTCACCGCACTGGTGAACAACGCGGGCACCATCGGCCAGCAGAGCCGCGTGGAAGACATGTCGGAGTTCCGCCTGCTCAAGGTGATGAAAACCAATGTCGTCGGGCCGATGCTTTGTGCCAAGCACGCCTTGCTGCGCATGGCCCGCCGCCACGGTGGCCAAGGTGGGGCCATCGTCAATGTGTCATCAAGGGCTGCACGCCTGGGCTCACCCAACGAGTATGTGGACTACGCCGCGTCCAAAGGCGCCCTCGACACCTTCACCCTTGGCTTGGCCAAGGAAGTGGCAGGTGAGGGTGTGCGGGTCAATGGCGTGCGCCCAGGCTACATTCATACTGACTTCCACGCCCTGTCCGGCGACCCCGACCGTGTCGCCAAGCTGGAACCTGGCTTGCCCATGGGGCGTGGCGGTCGCCCGGCAGAAGTGGCCGAGGCCATTCTCTGGTTGCTGTCGGACAAGGCGTCCTATTCCACTGGCAGCTTTCTCGACCTTGGCGGCGGGCGCTAA